The following DNA comes from Athene noctua chromosome 1, bAthNoc1.hap1.1, whole genome shotgun sequence.
ATTCAAGCAGATGTCTTTCAGtactctgtttttcttccctaTCCGATCACAATTATTTGGAAGCCCGGATTGTTCACTTTGACTTTCTTAGGGATTTCCTAAATACAGTGACAGCTCCATTCTTAGCTGCATTACAGTTTTACAGGAGTTGGAGTATATCATCCTTCAGAGTAAACTCATGGGCCAAATCAGCAAAAgccattaatttattttggaatatGTTTCCTTAGTCATCCAGTCTTTCAGGATGTGAAGCTGAAATGGTAAGCATCTGAGCACCGGCTAAGGAAAAATCCAACAGGTCATGAATTTTTCTTGTCAGGTAGAACAAAAACATGTTTAGGAGACTAAATTTGCTGATTTGTTAGGTTTCATTTTATCCTATGATACATATTACATAGTCTCTGTATCTTCTTCTCTTTGATGTTCCTCTGTCAAGTGCTATTAATAACAAAAAACtgcaaaaatgtttgaaagaatGTAAAGATATGCAACTAACAAGATTCCTGTCCAGCTTCATCACCTGATCACTTTGTGCTGAAATTTCCTGTTGATTATTTTGGACAATCACTTTTTAGATTCCTTGTCTAGAACCAGAGGTATAACCTCCAGAGTGCTGGAAATGTGGTTAAGTAAGGCAATTCTATTAAGTAATTTTACATTTAAGAGAATACAGAGCTTGGTGATTTTCATGtcctaacaaaaccagaaagaataagCCGGACTGGTTGTAGAGGCAGTTCTTGgtagaagaaaataatcttaatAATTAGTTGTGTTAATAGTGTACTTCTGAAATTGTATTAAACACTAATAAACCTTAGCTTAAAAAAGTAGCTTTTATAGTTATTTAGTATGTTACTCTATTTGACAATGACTGAAGCTTACTTGTTTGGATTGATTTCTGTAATTTTAGTTTTTATAGATTCCTGATACTATATTAGCATGGCTTGCTAATGGGTTTTCTTGATCTTACACAACacatggggagaggggaaaagatTATTAGTATGTCATTCATAAAGGCATAATTATATACCCAGATACAAATATCACTCTTGTTTGACCCTGGATTGGACGTtttcagaaaggaataaaattgtTGTTTTTCACTATAGAACACAATTATTGAATAGCATTTATTTACGTATTTCCACTTGACCAGGAGGCCAGTCTTGAAATATTTGTATGTAAACATATTTGgacatatttcatttatttatttatttatttatttacttgcatTTAACTCTAAATTGGAGTTGCAGTAAGTAGTCATTTCCACTGTGATTTCTAAGTCCAAGTGATTATTAAGgaacacctttttttaaaaaggtaagaTAATTTGCAAATTTGTATTTATGTAAATACAGACATTTACAAACAGAAAACGAGTTATTGTTGCAGTTCTGGCTGTTTTCACAGGTGGACAGTGGTGAATTCCTGACTACTGTAAGGATAAAGagattttctttgtcttttgcaAATTTTAGGTTTGCTGAAGGCATTtgaaatttgaatatttttttaaaacataacctAAACCTCTTGACTCTTCCAGTGatttttctgtggggttttgaAGGATTGATCTCAGCatatctgttttccttccttaatCCTTCTTGGGTCTCCTTCTTTCTTAAGCTACACTAACACTTTGAGTAGATGCCAAAATCTAGTGGAGTATGCATGAAATCTTGCATGAAGTGTGGTGAAGGGAGAAGGCGACAAGAGTTGTCCTGAGAGCAGCTTGACCTGTCTATAGGTGATAAGCTATGTTGTGTGAGAGTAATTCTTGCACTTTTCATACTGCTGGGCAGCCCAGCCCCTTCTTACCTTAATATAGGGGTGCGAAACATTTAGGTCAGTGAGAGCTGTTCAGCTGTCAGATGTAAAAGCACACCTGGTGTCCAGCaatgacacaggaaaaaaaccatgaTAGTAGCTCACAGAAATAAGGTTTGGAGCTTCCTGCACCCCTGGGTCAAAGCTCAACCCATGCCTCCGTTAGAAAGACCTTTTCTTAACTATACTTCCATCTGAGGAAGGACTGATGGTGCTAATATTTGCATTAAAGCTGTACCTGGAGGCTGGGGGGCTGTTGTGCCAGGCACTCTCCAAAGCTGCAAAAACGTAATGTGGGTTTTCATGGGTCGTGTTCTGTGAACGCCCTTTGAAACCTGAGATTTGTGTTTTCATAAGAAATTTGTGAAGCACAAATAATAAACACTAGTAAtatgaagacagaaatatttaGTGTTTGCTTGTACTAATTAATATAATGCAGGTAGGATGGGGAgactttgtattttattaaatgcaGCAGGGGCCTGGTTGTCAAATGAGATTTTATTGTTTGGTATGAAACAACCCGGAATAATTCCATGCCTAGTTCATAAATTGGGCAATGTTATTTTGCAAGCACTTTTTACttaaagtaatttaattaaaatttttaaagaaaaattaattgtatAAAAATATTGTTCCGTCAGAATCTTGGGGTAAAATTAAACTTTAATGTTACTTCTGTTGTCATGGATGAAAGTGTGGAAAAGTAGAGAAAGTCTATCacttttacataaaaatacatgtGTTCTCACTCTCTGTCTCATTTTCTTTGATGTTGTTTTCTCTTCCTGCCATTCCATGGCAAAAGCAtgaataaatgtaaaaatgtaatattagaaaaagaattattGGTGGTTATGGGGTGACCAACTTTTATTTCTACCAAATCAGTTTAAAACCCATAATTCTGAAGTCCTGTGCAAGCTACAGGACTTAGAAGGGACTGCCTTGGctctgcctttgcctttgccCTGCTGAACAGCTGTGTAACCTGTCATATTTAAGGCAAGTGGCTTCATCTTAAGCGTCTGCGTGGACTCGCTGCTTTTCACGGAGGCAAGGTCCTGCTCATCAGGCACTTCTGGCAGGACCAAGGCCCCTGGTCTCACTGATGCAGGGCAGCAGGTCTCTGGTATCCAGGCCAGCTCAGAGTCTGTCAGTACCCAGGGGGCAGCCTGCTTCACTGGGCTTgagggctgctgctctgctgggggTGGCTGATGAGCCATGTCTTGCTGCTGTAGCATGGCACACTGTAGGTATTTTCAGTGCATCTTTGGGTAAGTATTTAAAGTGCTTATGCAATACAGTGGTCTGTATAGcagttatttttcccttctcttagAGCATTGCTTCTGTGCGTTCACCTGGCATCCTTTCTCATCATCTTCTAGAAAGTGGCAAGGGTCATTCTGACCTACTAAGTCTGTTTGTAGCTTATGGCAGAAACCATGTGGATTAATAGATCTAAATTGTCATTTTTACCATTGGGCTCAAGCTGTTAGAATTAcctcttaatatttttaatatacttagTTTCACCACAaccagcaagatttttttttttcccctccttcaaAAACAAGTCTTGTCTTAGCCAGGGGGATGGAGGGCAAGAAAATTCCACATTATGTTattcaaattcatttttaaagtatCAAGCCTTTGATAAGTTATTTTTGAAATACCTGAGAATATAGAAAACCTGTTCCTAGGcaatgaaaaatgctttcttcttttattgtactttttaaaggaattttgCCTGATATGGAGagtgtttaaaaataactattaaagactgtattttggaaaaaatataaaactcTGTTTTATccaaataagtaaaaaaaaaaaaaaaaagaaagaaaaaagagaaaaccaatCAGAACTTTGCAGATGCCCAGTAGGCTggatacttatttttttcttctacaaagatTTTGTTAGAACTCCCACATTTTCCAGAATTTCTTTACAATCTTTTAAACCGAAATGTCTTGACTTCGCATTTTTCCATAAGTTATCAAAGGTGGCTTTCTGGCTTTAAGCCTAAGTCTTTGACACGTGCAAGAGATGCAGtaacttcttgattttttttttttgcaaattatgTTTTGTAATCTGTaagcttttttttaatatgcacaCTATTTGGAATCGTAAGGAGtcctattttgtattttttaagtgTAATCATTACTTTTGGAGCTGTAACTTTCCTTGATGAGTCTTTGATGTGAAGGAACTGTTTTGCCAGTGTAACTTAGAGTATTGATAAATCCTTTCTTGAGTTCTGAAGTTAAAGGGAGAAACACATCCATATTTAACTAACAAGATCCACTTTTCCAAAGAGAGAAACAGACCCTTAAAACATCCTCCTAATGTGAGGTAATTCCCTTCCCTTTGCCAAACCTGCTAATTAGTAGTTTTTAGTCTGTCTCCCCTAATGTTGTTCATGAGCTTGGGGCTGTGACAGAGCAGTGTTCAGTACAGGCAGAACTGGTGATGGGCACTAAACCATTTGATCTTCCCtagtttttgctttcttttgagaCAGCAGAAGGAGAGTAGTCACCACCATGTAACTTGAGACAGATTCTGGAATGTGACTTtactgaagtttaaaataaaaaagcttaatCTCAGATAcaactctttaaatatttatatattaatacaAATTGCTTGAAAAGGAAGTTTTGGTCCctgtatttatttccttctgaGGTAGCAGGAAGGAAGCAGATCCAGCTTGCTCTATGGACATAAGGAGGTAATGTATTGTGACAATGAGGGTATTAGCCTGTTTTATAGTGGAACTGATACTATTTTGAGTAAAATTAAAAgatttcctcccccctccccccctcttCTTGCAGGAGGAAAACTGTGGTCTTACGTCAGTAAGTTCTTAAACAGAAGTCCTGAAGAGAGCTTTGAAATTCCTGAACCCAGAACATCCAGTTCAACTAAAATTTACCTGGAGCAGCCAACACCAAGTCCTAAAGAAATTGGTAGCAGCACTGATTCCAGAGAAAGCTATGGGGAGAGCACGCTGAAGGTGGTCCCGCTGAAGAGCAGCCTAACACCGAGCTCTCAGGATGACAGCAGCAACCAGGATGATGGCCAAGAGAGTTCCAAATGGATGGACTCAGGATCCAGCTCAGAAGAAGAGTGCACTACTAGTTATTTAACATTATGCAATGAATATGGGCAAGAAAAAATTGATTCTGGCTCTCTAAATGAGGAACCGGTGGTTAAACTGGAGAGTGAAGGTCTGAATACCAAAGAGAGAAGTTGCTTACAGAAATGCAGTGTCACTGGCAGTGATAGCTTCACCTCTCAGGTTGCATCTCAGGAACAAAAGCTTTTCATTGACGATGCTGAGTCAGAAATAGCTAGCCCTACTAGGATATTGGACTCATTAACTAAATCAAAGAACAGCCCTATGGAACTCTTCAGGATAGACAGCAAAGATAGCACTAGTGAGCTCCTGGGGCTTGATTTTGGAGAAAAATTATATAACCTGAAATCAGAACCTTTGAAGCCATTGTTTTCTGTCTCAGATCATGACAGAAGCTTGGATGCTCTAGACAACAAAATGGGTGTGAGAGCTCATGATACCATCAGCAGGGGTTCAAACGACTCTGTGCCAGTTATCTCCTTTAAGGATGCTGCTTTTGATGATGTAAATAGCATTGACGAAGGAAGGCCTGATCTCCTAATAAACTTACCTGGTATGTCTGATGAAACAGAAGAGGCAGCAGTGTCAAGGCCAACAAAGTTTACAAAAACTGATAGAGACATGTTGGAAGTAAAGTTATTAGAAACACCTGATGTCTTACAATTAAATAATTCTGCAGAGACATGCAAAGCATTTGATCAAGAGCCAAATCATGTGGCACCAGAAGTGGGTGATCCTTCCTGTGAGGAAGCAAATGGACAAAGTGGTGTCACTCAGGGAGCTCTTGGGACCCTCTTTACATCTGACCAAGAGGTAGGTAGTTCAGAAGACGGGGCTGTGTTTCAGGGGCTTGGACCCTGCTCCTTAAACGTGACgagcaaagaagaaaatttatttgtttCCAACCCACTCTCAGGTGCTCAAGATGTTAGCTTGGATGGAGAAATGTTAAGAAATGAAGCAGTGTTGCTGTTTTCTGATCAAACTGAAGACTTTGGGAAAGAGGAAACAGACTTGGCTTTGTTACCAGCAGCTGAAAGTAAAAAGACAACACCAAAGAGGGAAGACAAAATAGCAGTAGCAGGGGAGAAGGAGATACATCAGATTTTTCAGGACCTCGACGAAAGATTAGCGATAACCTCCAGGTTTTATATCCCAGAGGATTGCATTCAAAGATGGGCAGCTGAAATGGTTGTAGCCCTTGATGCTTTACATAGAGAAGGAATTGTGTGCCGCGATTTGAACCCAAACAACATCTTATTGAATGATAGAGGTCAGGAACTTttgcaaatgcatttctttttattcgCTGTTGCTTCCAATTAACTGAGTAGGCGTTTTATCTTGTAATTAGTATCTTCATTTCCTGTCTAGAGCTTCATTATCAGTGCAGCAAATTCACCCCCAGTAATAGCTTCTAGTACTTAATGATGCCATTATTCTTAATGATACTGTTTTTAGCTACAAAAGGAGTAATTACAGTTCACTTCTGCagaaaatggaagggaaaaatgttttgatttctccTGTCGTTTTGTTTTTAGGACACATTCAGCTAACGTATTttagcaggtggagggaggttgAAGATTCCTGTGACAACGATGCCATAGAGAGAATGTACTGTGCCCCAGGTTAGAGCAATCACCTACAATGTTTCACTTGGAAAGTAGATTAGCAGCTTTCATTTTCTCACAGAACCTCTATAGTATAGAGCTCGAGATCATGCAATAtctgaattttctttgctttttcctgaatGTCTTAAAAAGCTAGAGGACTCATAACTGCTTTATTGTTGAAGTGTGGTGGTGGTTGTTAGATCATTTCCATAAAGTGTAATTGTATTGAATGTCTTGTTTAAGTAAATTTaagtaatgttttgttttcttgcagttaTTTGCTATGTATGAGTACATCTTGATAACTGAAAAGAGCAAATAAGGGAAAGGGCAGACTGAAAAGATGACACTAAGAgccttaaaaatgcaaaaaattatACCTGCAAAgaacatggggggaaaaaagccatatCAGTTTGAAAAATACAACCCTAATAGGCTCAGAGATGCCTCTGACATTTTTGATGAGCTACAGTTGGCTTTGAAATAGTTTAGAGGGCTCTTTTCTTAGAACTGCTTTCATCAATCATGACGGTGATAAAATCAGTATCTCTTGGGTTTTTATGTCAAGGATGGCAATGGAAACTGAGCCCTCCCTCTTTTGCCctttccaaattttattttctgctaatATAGTGGTCAAATGGTAGTGACAGCCAAAAATCAGGTGTTTTACTTATAAtgtcatgttttaaaaatttcataGATAGCTTAAAATGCCTTACTTTTAGAGTTGAAATGACTACCGGGAGGCTattcagattttcagtttctctgtttttttattctgaatttgaaaTACTGACATACTCTTTCTGCTGAGCGTGTGGTCTGGCTAGACATTGCAACTTGGCATGCAGGTAGTCCTTAAGCTCAGAAAAATTTATGAAAGAAATGTGCTCATAAAAATTTAGAGTAGGAGTTACCGGCAGTGAAAGTTCTGAACTTAGTTTGGCATCAGGTGTTTATTCTGTGACTTAGTCCTGCAACTGAAGTACGATAAGGAACTGCTATCTGTGAATAAAGGTGGTAGGATCTCGACAAAAATTTGAATGCCAGCCTCTTAAGataaacagtaaataaaatctTTTCTATCCAGGTGCAAGTCAAAAGGGCAGGTATTAGAGAAAAGAATTCTTTTTACCTATCAAAGCAAACCCAGCACCTTCATTCTACCTTCACCCCACTTTAATTCAAGAACATGAAAATTGGGAAATCCCAGCAACTCTTGTGATTGTTAAATAGAAATATGTCCTGGTTGCCAACGTACATGATGTCCTGTTAGAAAGAGGCATTTTCCTGCCTCCCTAACCCAGCTTTGTACAAAGCGCTCCCTAGTTGAGTAGTAGCAAAGATGGAAGTGCAGTCTTTTCCCACCCTGTCATCATTAATGAGCTGTGAAAGTCAAAgcttaatttttctgtattttaatgaggATCCAAAGAGAGACTTTTTTTGCCCCTTAAGCCCCAACCAGCCAACTCTTGCAGTAATTAAGTGTTTAGGGAGCAGTTGAAATAATATTTAGAAGTCCCCAAATGCAAGAATAAAGTTTTCCTCACCATCATTATTTCCACCTCACAGCACAGGTGTGGTATCCATCCGGGCTCTTCTTGGTTAAGTTGCCCTCTCCTCTCCGCCCTCTCTGCCCTACCCCAAGCTGCAGTTTGTTTTGTGTGTCTGTAACTGGGGAGCTACAAGATGAAgatttgaaaatgcaaataatagATATATGCAAGATGGCTGAACTGATACTGCTCTATGATTCTTACCTTTCATACTTCTTGATCTTAATATTATCTCTGCAAACTGTACTCTTATTTTAGTGTAGCTATTTTGTGCTAATTTTTGCGTAGGAGGGTCATACTTGGTATAACATAGCAGTACAGAACATATTTTGGAGCCAAGTGCCATTCTATTCTGAGCAATGATTTAATACCTGTACCTTCAATAATGGTGTATAGCTGAGTTCAAAGCAGCTTTTTCTtaggtctgctgctgctgctaaatcTTGCTCTAGAGCTTTTGatcagtattaaaaatataatcatGTTAGTGGGCTTTCTTTAGGCTccaatgttacagaaaaaaacccccaacacctTATTTTGATGATTAGTTTTCATTTTAAGGAGTATACCATGTTCCTGGAACCCATGTCTCCCTTTTATCATGATAGCATTGCTCCTCAAGCTGCTTCGAGAAACTGACAAGTTCAgggtttttattcttttaaagttgatttttaaaactgatcATAATGTTTCTCACAGCTTGCCTTTTTCCTCCTGAAGGAAGGGCTGCACTTTTATAGAGGTGAACAAGTGATCTTCACAAAATTCATCAGGTCTTATGATTTCTTATCATAACACAACATAGTGACTAAACAAAGTGACTCAAAGTGAGTCTTTATCTTGTTTTAAATTTTCCTGGTGTTTCCAGTATTGTGTGCTGTGTTGCCCTACCTCTGGGTATTCggctttccctctctttttctctcctaaCTGAAGGATGAGTGAAACTTGACTTGCCAAATTTTGTCTCCATGTGTTTagcttggtgtgtgttttcatcAAGAGTTCGGGTTAGAATAGGATTTGGGTATGATAACTTGTATGTTATGTGATTTCAATGTTTTGTTACTTAAATACGCTTGTTAAAAGTATGTAAGAAAGGGAAGATGTCTTTTATCAAATACTGCCTTTTAGGGTCTGGTGTTGTAGACTGAGAACAGGTGATGAGTCTTGGGATGCAGTTCTTTTTCTGCATTGGTTTTTGAGGAGCAAATTTTGGAGGCAGAGAAGAGAATGAATGTGAAATTTAAACAGGTCACAGGATATCTTCAATTTAAAATAGGTAGGAAATTGTATTGTAGAGTTAAGTGAaagatataaaaatgtatttgaaattgttttatcttttcaATTGATTAAGGTTTCAGGTGTTACCTTTTTACAGTCCAAGTTATAAAGTGCTTAGCAGTTAAGTGCCTGAggacatatttaatttttaagttgcTTTATTGATTGAAAGAAAACATGGAGTCTAAATTCTACAGTTTATATATCAGAACCTAATTCCTGGAGGGGCTAGTAATAAAACTGTATTAATGTTGAAGCTTTTCAGACCCAGGGGAGAATAGAGGTCCAGCTACATGGAGCTTGCTTGTGGGATCTAGGATTTTGTATTTGAGGCTTTCGGTACCCCAAGTTGTAACCTTGTATTGAAGCAAAGCAAGGTAGTATTGGTACAGAAGTGGTTTTGAGGTCCTTGCCATGGTGAATAGCAAGGACTTGCTCAGCTCTTGTTATCCTATGAAAAGTGAAGAGGCAATGTGACTGCATATGTAGGAAAAAGATTATGcactgtatatttaaaataacagaacaaaTGCAAACATTATAAATGGAGAGGTGTCAAAAAGATGAGGGAAGAGATAGTTTACATTCCCTGCTAGCAATATAGTTAATTTTGTATGAAAtaacaattttcattttatatcgTGCATAAATTAAAAGCAAGCTAAATCTGTTGCAAGAAGTGGCACTTCTCCACTATCGACAGCAGGTGGCATTGTACCATTAATGGATTTTGCTGTTGCACTTGCTGGCTCTCATTTGCCTAACTTCACGTAAGAAGGAAGATGCGGTTTATTTGTAATTATTTGCATATCAAGAATTGTACTCGCAAGCTCAGAGTCGTGGTGTGTTACAGTGCTGTTGAATCTGTTGGTGAAGCTGGATAACTCTCTTTACTCCTGCATAGTTCTactcgattaaaaaaaaaagttcatgctGAACCAACTACTGTAACAACAAAGCTATCTGCAGATGCTTAAAAGTAGCGCCTGTGCTACACTTTGATTAATGGCCAAACTAAATCTTTGCTGTTCACCTATGATAAGTCAAATGTTGTTTCTCTAACCCACAAGGGAAGTGATGGATTATAAATCATCTCCTATAAACTCAACACCACTTCGAGTAAAACTGTGGGGATTTTGGCCAAGAATAACctatttgcttttaaagaagaCATCAAGCACTTGTAACTGAGAATTTCTGCCTATTTAATATGGTTAAGGTGACTAATGTGaggtttttgtggggtttttttcttcaactttccTCTTTacagtaattttgttttctgaatgttttaaagtatgctaatcagctgatgcCTGAATACAAAGTTATTAGCAGATCAGATGAGAATGATTCACTTCTGTTTAAACAGCCCTTTGCTCTCCATGCCCCCTGAGAACTCTTATCACATATTTGtccaaaaacccccacaaaaactaacaaaaaatccCTCGCATTATCCACCTGCCTGGTGCCTGATGGTATCAGCAATGTATCTCTTTATCTCTTGGTTAATGTGCCTTGGTATTCAGAAGGGGGGAAAATTCCAGTAACAGATTCAATTTACACGGACAGAAACTTGAGCAAATGCCAGCCTAGCAGGGGGGCCATTATTCTGCTCtataaataagtttaaaaaagaaacaaacacacacacaaacctgtGGATCAACATGTTTTGGTCTAattgaaggaaaaggaagataGATGAATTTTGAAATGCAAATGATCACCTTCTGTTATTTAAGTATCAATTTTGTCAACTTTGTGATCTTAAATATAAAGAGTTGCTACCTTTTAAATGCAGTAATAATTACATTCCGTTCTTGATAgtggtgatttttaaaatcaaattggtggcttaaaaaaaaaaaagccccttcATAGTATGCTTAATACTTGTGAGAAAGACAAAACTGTCTACAGCCACCGTCTAGTCAAGACTGTCTTCAACTGAAACAGAATAAGTTAAGGATTTACTCATAGAGAGAAACCTTTTAGGTACTTTTTCAGTCTAACCTGTGAAGTGTCATGTTATAGAAGCAGCTTGCTGGTCTAACATCTTGTGTAAATACAACGTGTGAATGAGATGTTTTATTTACACTCTCCGAGTTCTCGTTCCAGCAGCAGGGATGTGTTCTGTCGTTCATCCCTGTAGTGTTTTCAGAGGATGAGATTTCAGAACTGGGCTGCCTTTGGagtcttttttctgtcttgtccAAACAATGAGTTTTCACCAGACTGTGTTTACTAAAAACTGGAGGTTTGCGTTTTGAGATCGTAAACCCAAAGGGAGCTTAACTTCATAGAAAATGTAAGTAAGAAACTGGCCATCAGTAATGCATCATATTATTCTGATGCTTTCATAAGCTGCGTGCTATAATCAAGCCTTATTTACAGAAGCTAGCCTTCACAGAAGCCCTTACATAAATTTATGGTGTATTTAGTTTTATCTGACCTGCTACTAATTGTACACAATGCAAAACCTGAGCAAAAATAAGGCTTTGTGGGTAAAGGATTTtgttccaaaaaaaccccaaaacgctTCAATGTGCTACCTGTTTTTTGTACTCCCAAATGAAGATGTTACTTCTGCTCTTAGACAATTGAAAATACAGATGCAAAGTGCAGCTGATAACCTAAAACATAcggcatgaaaataaaaattgctagGTTGCTATTATTAGACTATATgctataatttttatttactgaataaggaaaaaattatttgtctcTGTTTACCAAATAGATATTTGATGCTGGAAAACCTGCACAttatttgtgtatgtgtttttcaGTAGGAGTTTGCAGGCACTCATTAAATCTGCTATTCTGTATTATAGTAATTTAATTTGAGTAGATTGTTTAAGAAGCAAAATAACTGTGGTAGATTAAAGTGCCATTGACCCTGAGAGGTGTCGAGGGGTGGGCTGGTCTCATGGTTATCATGTAAGACTGGACTTCCTAGATTTTATCTCTGATTCTGTCCTAGCTTTTTGTGTGACATTAATGTCTCAGGATAATcctaaaaaggaaaggaaaaacagggCAGGTGAATGAGCTTTGAGGAGCAGAGACAGAAGGATGGGCTAGCTTGATTTGAAAAGTCCTAGTGATAGGAAACAGGACtaaacatttaaaaggaaaaatatttcactggcATGAATAACGAGGAAAGGtctggagctgcagaaagagTACTGATTATTGTGAAGCTGGGAATAACAACTTTAGAATAACCATTTGGAGTGGGACAGCTCTCCAAAGACACCTGAGTGTCCCAAAGAAAACAATCACAACTCACTGCTCCCAAAAGAGCAAGATGTCATGAATCTGGAGTAGGTAATTGAAAGCACAGGTCTGGGGAGAGAATCAGGTGTATTCTGAAAATAATCTGATGTGGTTTGGCACTCAGGCTTGTTGTCAGTACACTATGTGTTTCAGGTGAAATACATgttcctgtgggttttttgtagACTCTAACCAGAACAGGCAGTACCGAAGCTGTTGATTTGTAAAAATCTGATATTTTAGTCTGGCTGACATAAAATACAGTTAATTCTGGCAGAAACTGTAATTTACCAGTGTGgtgtggttggtttgggtttttttttgttttttttttttaatttttttaattagcagtattattattattacagatgGGGCTAAAACTTAAAAATAGTATAGAAGATgccttttgaaaataaatggagCTAGCTGAAAGGTTAATtagtgtttgctttgttttgataaCAGAGCAGTAAAAGTTCCTTTGTCTCTTTTGTCACCTGATTATTTTAGAGGAAGTTTTGATTCCATCTTGGGTTGCTAAAACGAAGAAAAAGCACAGttccctctatttttttctttagtgacaTGAGGAAATTTATTCCAAAGAGGAACATAGATGCTCATATGTTTTTGAATACCTTTAAGATGAAACTTCCTATTTTCATACTCCATTTGATTTTAGCAGGTGCTCATTGGACTTGCCTCACTACTTTATTGTTTAAAGACCATGATAAACTTTTTATACTTAACTATAGATGGTTCAATATTGTGTTTTATAAATTGCTAAAGCATTTTAGGCAAAGCATTATGGCTAGATCGCTTGTGTGATGTGTTATTTAGTGACTGTATCTTATGATATCTTGGCTGACTGAGTCTGCCTAGAGTAAATTAGCTTGGACTCATTTTACTTGGTTCTCTGCAAATGCTTCTTTACACGTATAGATATTAAAATATGATAAAATagtaagctttaaaaattaaatgagtGTAAGGTAAATAGAATTT
Coding sequences within:
- the RPS6KC1 gene encoding ribosomal protein S6 kinase delta-1 isoform X4; the protein is MSHSSEKYIIVVWKRYSDFKKLHKDLWQIHKNLCRHTELFPPFAKAIVFGRFDETVIEERRQCAEDLLQFSANIPALYNSKQLEEFFKGGEVHDGSELIGPVEPLSDSLTDNLSDCSSEVRKDLSGLDDVTLTSQSECGGFSSDSDLISLTVDVDSLAELDDGMASNQSSPSRAVGLCLTSEPPVQSILAPEQEWSKSEGEKESHSLFTGSLKPKPGKQDYLEKAGELIKLALKKEEEEDYETAFSFYRKGVDLLLEGVQGESSPTRREAVKRKTAEYLMRAEKISSLCHKSSEDASVSLPPGSLSSRPSWNLRSPAEELKAFRVLGVIDKVLLVMDTRTQQTFILKGLRKSSEYSRSRTTIIPRCVPNMVCLHKYIISEESVFLVLQHAEGGKLWSYVSKFLNRSPEESFEIPEPRTSSSTKIYLEQPTPSPKEIGSSTDSRESYGESTLKVVPLKSSLTPSSQDDSSNQDDGQESSKWMDSGSSSEEECTTSYLTLCNEYGQEKIDSGSLNEEPVVKLESEGLNTKERSCLQKCSVTGSDSFTSQVASQEQKLFIDDAESEIASPTRILDSLTKSKNSPMELFRIDSKDSTSELLGLDFGEKLYNLKSEPLKPLFSVSDHDRSLDALDNKMGVRAHDTISRGSNDSVPVISFKDAAFDDVNSIDEGRPDLLINLPGMSDETEEAAVSRPTKFTKTDRDMLEVKLLETPDVLQLNNSAETCKAFDQEPNHVAPEVGDPSCEEANGQSGVTQGALGTLFTSDQEVGSSEDGAVFQGLGPCSLNVTSKEENLFVSNPLSGAQDVSLDGEMLRNEAVLLFSDQTEDFGKEETDLALLPAAESKKTTPKREDKIAVAGEKEIHQIFQDLDERLAITSRFYIPEDCIQRWAAEMVVALDALHREGIVCRDLNPNNILLNDRGHIQLTYFSRWREVEDSCDNDAIERMYCAPEVGAILEETEACDWWSLGAILFELLTGKTLVECHPSGINTHTSLSIPDHVSKEARSLIQQLLQFNPAERLGAGVAGVEDIKSHPFFALIEWADLLR
- the RPS6KC1 gene encoding ribosomal protein S6 kinase delta-1 isoform X1, producing MLSPRERGGDLARFYTVTEPRRHPRGHTVYKVTARIVSRKNPEDVQEIVVWKRYSDFKKLHKDLWQIHKNLCRHTELFPPFAKAIVFGRFDETVIEERRQCAEDLLQFSANIPALYNSKQLEEFFKGGEVHDGSELIGPVEPLSDSLTDNLSDCSSEVRKDLSGLDDVTLTSQSECGGFSSDSDLISLTVDVDSLAELDDGMASNQSSPSRAVGLCLTSEPPVQSILAPEQEWSKSEGEKESHSLFTGSLKPKPGKQDYLEKAGELIKLALKKEEEEDYETAFSFYRKGVDLLLEGVQGESSPTRREAVKRKTAEYLMRAEKISSLCHKSSEDASVSLPPGSLSSRPSWNLRSPAEELKAFRVLGVIDKVLLVMDTRTQQTFILKGLRKSSEYSRSRTTIIPRCVPNMVCLHKYIISEESVFLVLQHAEGGKLWSYVSKFLNRSPEESFEIPEPRTSSSTKIYLEQPTPSPKEIGSSTDSRESYGESTLKVVPLKSSLTPSSQDDSSNQDDGQESSKWMDSGSSSEEECTTSYLTLCNEYGQEKIDSGSLNEEPVVKLESEGLNTKERSCLQKCSVTGSDSFTSQVASQEQKLFIDDAESEIASPTRILDSLTKSKNSPMELFRIDSKDSTSELLGLDFGEKLYNLKSEPLKPLFSVSDHDRSLDALDNKMGVRAHDTISRGSNDSVPVISFKDAAFDDVNSIDEGRPDLLINLPGMSDETEEAAVSRPTKFTKTDRDMLEVKLLETPDVLQLNNSAETCKAFDQEPNHVAPEVGDPSCEEANGQSGVTQGALGTLFTSDQEVGSSEDGAVFQGLGPCSLNVTSKEENLFVSNPLSGAQDVSLDGEMLRNEAVLLFSDQTEDFGKEETDLALLPAAESKKTTPKREDKIAVAGEKEIHQIFQDLDERLAITSRFYIPEDCIQRWAAEMVVALDALHREGIVCRDLNPNNILLNDRGHIQLTYFSRWREVEDSCDNDAIERMYCAPEVGAILEETEACDWWSLGAILFELLTGKTLVECHPSGINTHTSLSIPDHVSKEARSLIQQLLQFNPAERLGAGVAGVEDIKSHPFFALIEWADLLR